The proteins below come from a single Funiculus sociatus GB2-C1 genomic window:
- a CDS encoding tetratricopeptide repeat protein has translation MMRLILALLSVLLIFVSSAWVIPTAIAQEQSSTYTEAQLQEGDELAAKAFTATNAGDFATAEGYWTQLIERFPDNPAIWSNRGNSKISQNKLQDAIADFNKSIEIAPNAPDPFLNRGTALEGLGQWEDAIADYNRVLEIDPNDAMAYNNRGNAKAGQEHWEEAIADYQKAADLAPNFAFARANYAIALYQTGQKDEAIRTMKNIVRKYPQFPDMRAALTAALWEQGKRGEAESNWVATVGLDSRYKDLNWVKNVRRWSPAMVAALEKFLKLQ, from the coding sequence ATGATGCGTCTGATTCTAGCTTTATTGAGTGTTCTGCTGATTTTTGTCTCCTCTGCGTGGGTGATCCCGACAGCGATCGCGCAAGAACAATCTTCCACTTATACTGAGGCTCAGTTGCAGGAAGGAGATGAGCTGGCGGCTAAAGCTTTTACCGCTACGAATGCAGGCGACTTTGCTACGGCTGAAGGGTATTGGACACAACTAATTGAGCGATTTCCCGACAATCCGGCTATCTGGAGTAATCGGGGAAATTCTAAGATCAGTCAGAATAAATTGCAAGATGCGATCGCAGACTTTAATAAATCTATTGAAATCGCTCCGAATGCACCAGACCCGTTTCTAAATCGCGGTACTGCTTTGGAAGGGTTAGGACAGTGGGAAGATGCGATCGCTGATTACAATCGAGTCTTGGAAATTGATCCCAACGATGCAATGGCATACAATAATCGCGGAAATGCTAAAGCAGGACAGGAACACTGGGAAGAAGCGATCGCAGATTATCAAAAAGCCGCCGATTTAGCGCCAAATTTTGCTTTTGCCAGAGCTAATTATGCGATCGCTCTTTATCAAACAGGTCAGAAAGACGAAGCGATTCGCACTATGAAGAATATAGTCCGCAAGTATCCGCAATTTCCGGATATGCGTGCTGCTCTCACAGCTGCTCTCTGGGAACAGGGAAAGCGAGGTGAAGCGGAGAGTAACTGGGTGGCGACTGTCGGACTTGATTCTCGCTACAAAGATTTGAACTGGGTGAAGAATGTTCGCCGCTGGTCTCCGGCGATGGTAGCAGCTTTGGAGAAGTTCCTGAAGCTCCAATAA
- a CDS encoding peptidoglycan-binding domain-containing protein, whose translation MPSTQQSQPINNQATTTIDLPTLRLGQSGLAIRMLQRVLTCNGYYDQFLIDGIFGSRTDAAVKAFQQDHRLVADGIVGARTWNQLSKISLEPGC comes from the coding sequence ATGCCATCCACACAACAGTCTCAACCCATCAACAATCAAGCAACTACCACTATCGATCTACCCACTCTGCGTCTAGGCCAATCTGGACTGGCTATTAGAATGCTACAGCGGGTTCTAACTTGCAATGGCTACTATGACCAGTTTTTGATAGACGGCATATTTGGCTCTCGCACAGACGCAGCTGTAAAAGCCTTCCAACAAGACCATCGCTTAGTTGCAGATGGAATTGTGGGTGCCAGAACCTGGAACCAATTGAGCAAAATATCTCTCGAACCAGGTTGTTGA